Genomic DNA from Cheilinus undulatus linkage group 10, ASM1832078v1, whole genome shotgun sequence:
AATAGCTGGAGCCAGCCCTGATGTGTGTGCACTATGTgtatttcttctcttttattctttgttATAACTGTAGTTTAATCCACTGCTCCATCTTTTCCtgtacacaaacatgcagacaaTATGCAGGTTGTTGCATACACAGACATACAAATGCATAAGTATGTACTGTTCATGACAGCGTAGGCCATTACAGCGAGAGAATACATGTTTCATTCCTGTACATCGAGAGGAAAGCTAAACAGAGACAAATTCCTTGTTGTTaaagcatacttggccaattaAGCTGATTCTGAGTACACACCAGCTCTGTTCCTGGGCTACACCTCTCAGAATATATCTCACTCATGTCACAAGCACATTTGCATTAATAGATTATACTaacttaaatcactgtggtaaaatgcctcatcccatatgcatatttgcagcAATTAATCTATTACCTTACTAATTACTAATGTAATCTATTTAATGTACTCAGATGTTGAAGTAATGAATATTATCAATGTAACTCAGATATTGTGAGAAGGCTCTGTCACCTCATATGCAATTTTTGCTCTGATCAACTGTGTTAAATGATGTTATCTCATGTAAAGCTGCCCACACCCTTGCATATGTTACAcatctgatcatgtctagtcagcagtCTTTGCACCCTTTATGCATCTTTCAACCATACTATCAATACACACAGACCTATGCTAAAAAACGGTAACAAAGTTGTTACACATGTGTTTGGTCCATACTTAGATCCTATGTCTTGTATTTTAAACAgtgctatgtagctgtaagtTTTTGCACAGGTTTTCTTCTGTACAGGCAAAAAGACATTTCTGCTTTAAATTGTTTACAGGCTCATTTGTGTtcatctgcaaaaaatgtaatttttttgtctttaattttctaTTCAACTTTTGGGTATGGtataatttataattttagatgtaaacatatttttttaattttgtaaacttTTTCACTTCTGTGTAGAAGCCAAGGCTAAGGTGGGCTAAGTTGTGGTAAAAGGTGAAAGGGAGGCTAggagaaaagcagctaaactGCAAGGATGCTTGTAGTTAACTATATGTATGAAGTAGAAAGAGTGCAAAGTTTAACTTTAGCTTGATCAACGTTTAGAGATGCACAACAGCAGAGCAACTACAtagacaggaagtgatgctaTACTCTCACTGTGTGTCAGCACATTAGCCGTATTGATGGACGGGGACATGAGGGGGAGAAAACTAAAGCAAAGAAAAGCAAttaaatttggaattttatagaaaatctatACATATTAATGATTTTGTCATGGTTCCAGTTTCTAATCAGTACACCCAAGGTCCTTGGGTGTACTGGAGGGGAGTTATGAATGACAATTGCAGCAAAAGGGAGGTTTGCAAAtccagacatacagacagactgacagctCTCCAATTATAATAGTAAGATATTCTAATGTTCTTGTTCTGAGAGTGTTAAATGAATTATCTTTTGCCAATAAaggtgttttatatttaatagtTACGTTTTGCTGTGCTTGATGGCAAAATGATATTGAAAATGTCtacaaaaataacttaaaatgtaCCGTTCtgtgttatttcattttttcaaataatttctAGGAGGCTTTGAATTCTGGCCTTTCTAATGTTAAAAATCCCAACTATCGCATGTCAAAGACAAACTTAACATAGACAAAAGGTAAGACTGTTCACAGGATTCACTGGAATCTACACAATCTTCCTCAGAGGTGTGAAGGAACAGAGAAAAGGAAGAGAGTAAATAAAGATGTTGTGTGTGCATCTGTATTTGCAGAGTAAAGGTTGGTTTGTGTGGCCTCTCTGTCAGCTCAGTGTCACTGTCTGGACAGCAGCTGttatcccacacacacacgcacacacacttaagggatcatattttattatcaaaGACTCTTGCGGTCAGGATGTAAATCTTTATACTTGCCCCTTCCTCTCAATCATCctttttaccccccccccccccaaccctcACTCTCTTATCACTCTGCTAAAATAACCCAGTGAGGTCAGTGCCCAAAGGCATCCTGGGATGATTTTTATACGGACTGTTGCTTCTCATCTGAGTAGTGTCAGAGGCGAGTGTGGAAGCATCCCAGCCACAGTGTGGGATTCACCAGACCAGCAGACtcagagaaagacagacagacagacaggtaagGACTGAGGAGAGGCGAGTGTAAACCTTTACTGGAGACAATGAAAGGAGGCACTACCTGTGCTGACTGTTTGAATTCAAGTAGTGTTATGTGTGGAAGCCATCTTGTCCTTAGGTGAACAGCATCTGATAGATATTCTATATTTATGATGCTGGCTTTGAATGTTTAGATTCTCAGGCATTGTTTCACAgttaaaagtgaaacaaaaaacatctaaGATATTAGCAAAGAAATCAGGGAAAAATCCACTACTAGTGTTATTTCGGTCAAAGCACATGGGTTGCCATTAAAGCTCTTACAAGGAACTTTTAATTGTGTTGACTTTGGCTCCCCCTGTGGCCAAAATGATACTTTGCTGATTTGTGATTGGAGTTTTTGTCAAATATATCAATCGAGACTCTTTGCTGTGGACAATTCTAAAAGAAAAGCCATTTTTATATGCATttatgcagtggttctcagctggtgagTCGTGACCCAAGGGTGGGTCACAGacctgttttcagtgggtcttGAATGCTTGTATAGAGAAAGCCCTTAGAAAACATACTTTCATACAATATTTTTTACTCTGTTATACATCATAACTGgaacattttgatgttttctcaATATATTAACATATGTATCTCCCTTTCTTGGGGTAACAAAGCCTCTTCTACCATGGTAACAAGCTAATTTCtcaaaatctttgaaaaaagtGCCTCAAAATTTCATGTTATCATGTGAAATTTGAGTAAAGAGGGTtagttttgtcctgtttctgtCTTAAcaagccattttttttaattcaataaataTGAGCTGTTTGAACATTTGGGTCCTGATTTGTAGTTAAAGAGAttgtggtgggtcctgaagctACAACAGTTGAGAATCACAGCATTAATGTATAATGCATATAGCTATAAGGAATGATTAAATTTCCTATAAGTGTTGTTTTACTTGATTTATCAGTGAATTTGCAGATTTACTGAAAAATTGATTCCTACAGGTTTATGTGTTAAAGACGTGCTAATTtcttagaataaaataaacagcttTCATAATAATCAACATAGAAATCTATGCTAATTTGTGTGTAATATGATAAAAGGAGACAAAGCTGCACAGTGTTCAGCTCCCAATGGgtaattttatttaaacaggGCAACGTTTTGGTCTACAAGATCTTCCTCAGGCGTTAGGAAGTTGCCCTCTTTAACTAAAGTAACCCACTGGGAGCGGATCAATGTGtgatctttctcttttttctgcagtAAGTGATTTGCTTGTATACGTTTTGACTAGATGTACACACAAGTTACACAAGTTACTCTTTTTTGCTTCAAAGGAGCAATATGATGATGCACGCAGGCCAAGACGCCATCATTAAACAGAGGATGCTGCAGGCTAAAGCTTTATCCAAGGAGGCCAGGGGAGGTATGTTTGAATGGATGAAACCGAATTGGTTTGATCTTGTTCTGTCACAACTGATACACATTAAGATAACACAGATGTTAGTTGACACTAATACCTGTATGTAAATGAATGCATAATCTACTAATAGCTTACTTACTGGTTTACACACTACATCAACAACTTTGTACACTCTTGTGTGTATTTACACCAAAATTCACACTGACATTCTGTGTAATCACAGCAGGAGCTGTCAGATATACTTGAGCCCAACATCAAAGTGTGTTCACCCACAGCCTCGGGACACATGCCATGTGCTACACCCAAATCCCAGGAGTGCCAGCGTGTTGTTGAAATTCTCCAAACATTCCAACAGGGACCATCCCAGTTACAGTGTTTGTTTTCCAGCGCTGTCTGCCAGCTACACTTTGAAATCAAAGTCCCCTAAACTCAGCAGAATGTGACTCCCACCTCTGAATTTTACACAGGCCGATCAAAGGCAGCTCCTTGAGGGTGGCACATGCCCAGACTTCTCCTAACACTTTTCATGTCTTAGAAAAAGGGGCCATCCGCTCCTACATGACTCTTTCATCCAAAGATCCTATTAATATGCCCAGTTACCCTTGCAACCCAGACCACAACAAACATTACGCACCCCTTGACATCATCTCCAGGCTATTTCAGACCCTCTGCTGTGCCATGATTTAACACGAGAACAGACCCCGAGCAGAAGCTGCACGAATATCAACTTAGTGATGCTGCACATggtttggatttttgtttttataccaGAGCCCCTCAGCTGTCTCATGTCGACAGAAACAAGAAGATCAGAAGAGACATTAAGATTTGCCAAAGGTCCTTATTAGTCTGTGTTACTTTCATTCTCTTTCCAAATGTCTGGAGGTTGCTATTATCATTGCATTTGCACTGATAACTAAATGTCACGATGGGTTTATACAGGATTAGAGGCCCCGCACAGCATACATTTGTCAACTGTGATATTTTACCCAGAAATTGTACGGGAATATGAAATATGATCACATAGTATAAAGACATATCTGTTTGTCCATGGTGTTGTCAGGAGGTCTAAACTTGGGGAAGAAGATGAGTGTCCCAAAAGACGTGATGATGGAGGAGCTCAACCTTCAGTCTAATCGAGGCTCTCGCATGTTTCAGGAGAGGCAGAAGAGGGCAGAGAAGTATACGGTGGAGAATGCGCCTGGTGGTATCTACAACACAACCTATGTAAGATACTGAGATGATGCACAGCACACAATGACTCATCCTGTGAATTTCCTACAAAAACCTGTGGTACACACCTGAAAGTTTATGGCTTATTACAGAGTTTCCAAACTGATCAAAGTGATGTGCTAAAAAGCTAAAGATTGCTGACTCTTGTCTGACCCGTCTGCTGTCTCAGGTAGTTAAATTGTTATCTCGGTAATGGCATGTGCAAATTGGACCACCTGtatgattataatgagacagaaATAATCATCCACGATAAGATGTAACAGGGGGACTCCTGCTaactgaaaatgaagaaaaacatgaagattaaagcagcagaggatgaattttttttaaaccttaagTTTGAGACAGAGTCTAGGAACACTGCAGTTAGACTTCCAACAAACCATGGATTAAATAAATGGATTCTTTTTTGCCTTCAAAACGGCAGACTATTTTTTACTCATCGTTAGTTGAAGATGCTCTCAGTTCCAATTTAAAGCTCCTCTTAGGACTTTTTAAGTTGTTACAAAACAAagtgattttttatttactcatgtCTCCATTTGAGTCTCCTATTagagaaatggggatcacctgagtacagtgaatgtgtctcaggtgactGTAgtaaaagacacctgtgtctgaaaggtccagtcactggttaactAGTATTActgactaccattacatcatcaagacaaaagaacacttcaagacaacccaagtaaatacaaaatgcagtttctaaatgatggttttatttattaagggagaaaaaaatccaaaactatctGGCCCCATGTGAAAAAATTATTGCCCCTCTtgtgaaatcatgagttaactgtgattaaccgcagttcttggaaagctaagttcagtttcactggccacacacaggcctgattaccgccagatttgttgaatcaagaaatcacttaaatagaagctgtcagacaaagtgaaataGGCTACAAGATTTCAAAATCTCCATCACAGACTCATTCAAATTCCTAGGAACCCACATCAGCAATAACCtcaaatggaaaataaacacagaccACATCCACAAAAAAGCCTAGCAAAGACTTTTCCATCTACGACAGCTCAAGAAGTTCAGAGTAAGGTTCCATCTTCTGCTCCGCTTCTACACAGCAATCATCAAAAGTGTCCTCACCTCATCAATAACAGTCTGGTTCAGCAGTCTCGACACACTCTCCAGGAAGAAACTACAGTACATCATTAACAGAGCATCCAAAATCACTGGCTCACCTCTACCATCCCTTGAATCACTCCACCGCAAACGGACACTGCGCAGAGCCTGCAAGATCACCTCGGATCCCACTCACCCTGCACACTATGCATTCCAGTTACTGCCCTCTGGGAGGCGCTACAGGTCAATTGCCTCCAAAACAACCGATTTCAAAAACAGTTTCATCCCAATTGCTATTAATATTCTTAACGCTGAACACTGAGGAGGGTTAAGCATGGCCTTTGTGATTGTCTGAATGTGTTTGTCTGGCTGTATGTCTatgtttgtgcttaaatgttGGAACCTGTACCAGCTGTACTGACAACAAATTCCACCAGCTTGGCTGTGTGGTCATTAAagaattaatcaatcaatcaatcaaaaagAAACTCACCAGCCGAGATCCAAATAAATTTAAGAACAgttgagaaacaaagtgattgaaatctatcagtctggaaaaggtcacaaagccatttccaaggctttggtccagggaaccacggtcagagccattatccacaaatggagaaaactgggacaGAGGTaaacctttccaggagtggccagccaaccaaaatgactccaagagtgcaatgacgactcatccaggaggtcacaagagAACCCAGAACGACATTCGAAGACCTGTAgacctcactggcctcagttaaggtcagagttcatggctcaaccataagaaagacactgggcaaaaatggcattcatGGGAAAGatcaaggccaaaaccactgctgacaaaaaagagcacaaagtctcatctcacatttgccaagaaacatcttgatgatccccaagacatttggagaaatattctgtggactgacgagacaaaagttgaactttttggaaggtgtgcagccgttacatctggcataaaaataacacagcatttgataaaaagaacatcatgccaacagtcaaacatggtggtggcagtgtgatggtctggggctgctttgttgcttcaggacctggaccacttgctgggattgatggaacaatgaattctgctgtctaccagaaaatcctgaaggggAACGTCAGGCCATCAGttcgtgccctcaagctcaagcgctctggggttatgcagcaggacaatgacccaaaaaatACCAGCAAGACCACCTCTGATTCtgaatgactaaaaataaacaaaattaaggttttggagtggccaagtcaaagtctggacttaaatccaactgagatgcttcggtgtgaccttaaatgggcagttcatgctcGAAAatcctccaatatggctgagttaaaacaattctgcgaagaagagtgggccaaaattcctccacagcaatgcgAAAGACTCTTCACCAGTTATcgcaaacacttgatttcagttactGCTGCCAAGGGCGGCACAACCAGTTAATAGGTTCAGGGGgcatttactttttcacataggggcAGATAGGTTTGGGTtgttttcccttaataaatcaaatcatcatttagaaactgcattttgtttttacttaggttgtctttgtgagatattaaaattggtttgatgatctgaaacatttaagtgtgataaatatgcaaaaaaaatcaggaatcagaaaggggtaaacaactttttcatggcactgtatgtTTGGAAGACACCAAACTCTGTATATCACCACAATCAaactatccccactgtgaagcatggtggtggcagcatcatgctgtggggatgcttcttcgcagccggccctggaaggcttgttaaggtaaagggtaaaatgaatgcagcaaaataaaggaaaatccagaaggacaatcttactcagttgcaagagaactacagcttgggaaaatatttatttttcaacaagaTAATAACCAGAAgatacacagaaatagtttagaTGACAcaatgaatgttctggagtggcagagtcaaaacCCAGAACTCAATtgaatagagaatttgtggctggacttcgAAAGAGCTGTTCAAGCCTAATTCCTGTGtgacctgacagagcttgagcagttttgcaaagaaaggAATAAAATTAAAGTGTCTAGTtgtgcaaacctgattgagacctaccaacacagactcagtgctgtgattgtagccaAGATGtgtctactaaatactgactttaagggggtgaatatttatgcagtcacctattttacattacaaatttttatttgacattactttgtagagatctgttttaaatttgacatttaagaggttttttttttggcacttttttttttgtccaaaaaagccaaattatattgatcgtAACTAAttcataaaatcattaaaagggtaaaacaccaaagggggtgaatactttatatGTGATGTTTTACATTATCTGAAAACAAAGTGAGTAGTATGTAATAAGTATACACCTGATCTTGATCTCATCTTGCTCTAACGTTCCCTTTCAAGGTTTATTCGGAGTCCGCTCCTTCCCCACAGATCATACTCGAGCCGcagggaggaaaagaaaatcaggCTTTATCCATCCCTGGTAAGCATAGCCTGGTCATGAACCTTCAGAAGAGTGTATCAAAGAAGGGCAGTCCTGAAGTCCTCGCTCCAGGTAAATGTTGAGATACAGTGAATGAAGGGTGGCTGCAGACTGCACACAAAAAATTGTAGTGTTAGCTTTCTGCAAAGCCAAACGCTTGGACAATGCATGATGAACATATCTCACTTTGATCTGCTAGTGTTCATGTCTCATATGGAAATGAATTGAGCAAATAAATTGGTTTGATTCTGACCAGTGCTAGCAGAGTTGGCAGTCTGCAGGAAGCGTTTATCTGCTGAGATGAGCACTGTGTATTAGTCATGACAGAAGGCATGGCTGCAGTCTGACTGACAGGAAGCTAAGCTCTGTTTTATTATGGAGGATTTACACTGAGATATAATTACTGTAGTTTCTAATGTTGACAGGAGTGACATCAAAGACACTTAGAAGTTATTAGATCTGTTTCTGCATGgttggagctttttttttttagcagtgtCGTGGTTCACAAAATTAGACCCAAAACCCAAGGGTACTTCAATTTGCCTAGTTTGAATGAAAGGCTAAGATGTGTTGAAACTGAAGTAACAGCTTCTCAGGCTGGTTTTTCTGACTTTTGTTCCTGTCAGGTTATTCTGGCCCCCTGAAAGAAATTCCAAAAGAAAAATTCAACACAACAGTAATCCCCAAATCCTACTGTTCTCCATGGACGGAGGCTCTGAGAGGTAACGAAGAGCTCTTGAACGCCCTAAACTCCCAACTGCCAGAGGTACCACAACGGCTACAGCCTGTCAGCTACAGGTGCTTCAACAGGTAAGTCTGTCATTAACTCAAACACCTGTGTTAATAAGGAATTCAGACATTTAATGCACATAAATCAAGACCCACCCATCTTTAAACAGACCCAAGATAACCCGACTGTGTTATCCATCACATGCATCCTCTCCCTCGGCTCCACTCCATATTTCCACAGTTTGAAAATAAATCCAGTATCTGGCTTGCAACTCCTTGGAGTGTGGCTACGTGATGGCTATTTTGAAGCCTGGCACTTGAAAGATGATCTGCTGAAGGGGGCTGCAGGCTTTTAATGCCCCCCACAAGACAGATTGCGCATGAAGAGAATCATCTTTCTCATAGCACACAAGGAATTGCATCACAGCAGCAAGACAGTACAAAGGTTAGGCCTGGGCAGATGGAGAAATAGAGTACATGTGAAAGATAAACTCAGACTTTACACAATTAAAGCTGTCAATCAGCTGCTTTCTGACAGCCAGTCTGGAACTGAACCCCCCCAGTGGATGGATCAATTTACACCCTTAAGATAACTATGAGATTAAGATGCCTTAACTCAATCCAAACTCAACTAATGGCTCAGCACACAACATACGAGTCATCCTAAATCCCGGGCGGTTCTCTCCTGCTGACAGAACCGGTTAAAATCAGAGAGATTACCAGGATGGGTATCATGTGTCATCTTAAAGTTTTACCCCTGAATGGGAAGTGCCATGTGATTCCTCGCATCGTGTTCTGCCAGGAAAATATATCAAGTCTACTCAGCTAAGATTGGGCCTtcacaatgaaagaaaaatatgtgcctGCATTTTTATGGAGGACggtaaatgagcaaaaattaaattgcaCATGATTAACTCAGTTTCAGTCTGTTTGCCTCTCATGTTTTAAGTAATGCCTGTTAGTGGTTTGTTTTTCCTGAATcgaaaataaatctaaaaaggCAGGTTTTTCCAACAAACTGGTATCAGTTAATCTCAAGGTAGTTGATTGCTAGCTTTAGTATCACTGTAACATGGTGAGACACATTTTGTCCAGGATAAGGTAAAATGTACACACAATGGGtgagaaagattttttttaaagaaagtcaTATTTATTTGGTTGAAACCAGAACTTTAAGTTGGTTGTTATGAATGCTCTTTtcacaataataatgaaatTATTACTGAATGAACAGCACTAGCCAgtcctctttcttttcctttcagGTCAGCAGTACCATTTGGAGGTGCCATGTCCAGCAAGAGGGTGATCCCAGTAATAAGCTTTGAGGCTATAGAATCCCAGAACCTGCCCAGCATTGCTCTAAACCGCATGTGCCAACGGCCAAACTTTAACCGAGCACCTAAAGGATGGGGGATTGATTACAGCCCAGAATCTAATGAACTATGAGAAAATGGGCAACACcataaactgaagcactgaccTATGCTTGCTTTACACCTATCACAAAGATGATCTATGTGGACACTTCTGGGGAGAAAAATAACACTACTGCTTTATATATAAGTGGTTTTTTAATGAGAAGTGCTTAGGACCAGCTGGGAAACCTCCCAATGCTGGATCAAATAATTACCGCAGAGGAGTTTGTGAAAGTGCTGCCAGAGGCTGACAAGCTGTAACTAACCTTTGCATTCTTATCGGTTTGTGTCGCATTTAATGCATCTCACCTCAACTTAGATTTGAAATGAGCTACGTTCACTCTGAGATGATCAATGACAAAGTTGTGTCAATTTAATAAGTGGAATAACATTCAAACAAAGTTTTACAATTAACCAAGTCATGTTGTGGAACATTACAACTGTGTCacataaaaaaattcaatgtagTTGCaaattaaaaaggtttaaaaatgctCCGCTGAATTCTACTCCACgatattttgcacattttgacaaatacaaACTGAACCTATGGGtgaagtttttatttacatacaatGGCTCCAGTCACAAGAGAATATAAAACTATGTGGCCCTGAACACAGTAGTAATTTCTCTCAGTCTTTTACTATTTTACCTCCAACAGTTCAGATGCTGGTCTGGTTCTTTGAGCTGAAAGTGGTGACTAAGTTATCTTGCAGGGACTTGTTCAGTTCATCCACAGCACCACAGGCAAAGTAACAAATCCTGTGTCCTGTATATGCTGTGTATTTCTCCCCGAAGTTGTCCGCAAGTTTCAAGTCTGCTGACAAAATCTGACCAGGGTTTAAGGAGAGGAAAAGAATGACATCATATAACAGAATAACTTCACTCCAGCAGCTAATCCCCATGACGAGAGCCATGAGCAGCATGAGCACCCATGCGCTGAGGATCCTGGGAGGGGTAGTGGATTTGACCAGGAGGTCTCATGCTCATTGGAGGTGGCATGGGTGGAGCCATGGGGCCCATGGGGTGAAACATTGGAGGGCCAAAACCTGATTTAACAAAGTACAGAGAAAACAGCATAAGATGTCTACATTTTTACAGCACGTTTACAACCATTTACACGGAATTACAGGGGGAATAAATCAGTGTcaaaatttttttcaaaaacctaATTAGATAGACATATGAAATTATTCTAGCTGTACTTCAGAAAGCATATATTATACTAATTATATACTTACCCGGAGGAGGCGGATTGATGCCTGGAGGTGGAGGCAGAGCAATGTTCATGACAGCGGGAGAGGTGCTAGCATCCAGGTTGAAGTAATTTGCAGGAGCTTCTTCGTCTATCGCTGGTGGCGGAGGAAGAGCTACAgcacaaaaagagagagaattCAAGAAACctcaagacataaaaaagtgCAAATTAAATCTCCATTACATCCAGTtttatatgacaaaaaaagaagacaatgATGAGAACGAGAGAATTGGAAACTCACCTCCAGGCAGTCCAGGTACGGGATCAAGCCTGGTGCCCATCTCACTGACTCCATCTTTAACGCCCTCCTTCCCTCTTGCTGCCTGAGACCTAGAAAGATGATTCATGGAATTTTTAGAAAGCAATAATTGTCTGTATTAAGTACAAAAGGAAATGCgcagaaatgtgaaaataaaaattatcaATGTGTCACCGTCTGTTTAAATTCTTTGCCATGGTGAAACCCTGTTATAATTTTTCAAGTTCTTTATTCTGACTCAATTAAAGTAACAGGAGTAATTGGGAATAGTTACTTtccatcactgctgtttttaaGTGCTATTTTCAGCTCGTTATGCTTTTCAGTTTGTAACATGCGGTCCACAGTTGTGTGCAAAGTTAACATGGAATTGAGCGTGTTAGCCCTCTGCATTGCTTcttttaatttaccacagagAGGCACACAAACTTGTCCTTTGCATtcacaaaagagaaaaacttgATTTCTAGCTCTTGGTTGAAACAgaatgttttcagattttctaGACATGGCTGCTTTTGTTGTTGATCAAAAATCTGGATGATCAGGccttttattttccttaaatTCCCCCACTTAAACCCAGGTAGTGTACATAACTAATCCCCTAAGGCAGTGGAGGTTGCTGTGACTggttgggttctgatgttggggGGATAGAAGgtttaataaaaacacttaTGATTAACCCTCCAGACCTTTTCCTGAACAGCGTTCCTCAGTGTGGCTGAATAGGGCATAGAATTTCTTAAAAGATTGCCAAAGTTTTTTAAGGCTGCATCCAAGAGTCACATAAGTGATGGATCTCCCTCCCCCAGTGAGTAATCTTTTACCTTCTTGATAGTCTTA
This window encodes:
- the LOC121516584 gene encoding myozenin-2-like isoform X2, giving the protein MMMHAGQDAIIKQRMLQAKALSKEARGGGLNLGKKMSVPKDVMMEELNLQSNRGSRMFQERQKRAEKYTVENAPGGIYNTTYIILEPQGGKENQALSIPGKHSLVMNLQKSVSKKGSPEVLAPGYSGPLKEIPKEKFNTTVIPKSYCSPWTEALRGNEELLNALNSQLPEVPQRLQPVSYRCFNRSAVPFGGAMSSKRVIPVISFEAIESQNLPSIALNRMCQRPNFNRAPKGWGIDYSPESNEL
- the LOC121516584 gene encoding myozenin-2-like isoform X1; this translates as MMMHAGQDAIIKQRMLQAKALSKEARGGGLNLGKKMSVPKDVMMEELNLQSNRGSRMFQERQKRAEKYTVENAPGGIYNTTYVYSESAPSPQIILEPQGGKENQALSIPGKHSLVMNLQKSVSKKGSPEVLAPGYSGPLKEIPKEKFNTTVIPKSYCSPWTEALRGNEELLNALNSQLPEVPQRLQPVSYRCFNRSAVPFGGAMSSKRVIPVISFEAIESQNLPSIALNRMCQRPNFNRAPKGWGIDYSPESNEL
- the LOC121516584 gene encoding myozenin-2-like isoform X3; translated protein: MMMHAGQDAIIKQRMLQAKALSKEARGGGLNLGKKMSVPKDVMMEELNLQSNRGSRMFQERQKRAEKYTVENAPGGIYNTTYVYSESAPSPQIILEPQGGKENQALSIPGYSGPLKEIPKEKFNTTVIPKSYCSPWTEALRGNEELLNALNSQLPEVPQRLQPVSYRCFNRSAVPFGGAMSSKRVIPVISFEAIESQNLPSIALNRMCQRPNFNRAPKGWGIDYSPESNEL